The Paenibacillus polymyxa M1 DNA segment GAGATAATTGCATTATTGGCTCCTTAATTTTTGTCTTTTATTTGCATTGAGCATTGGTTTCAGATAACGTTGTTGTATTCACGACGCCCCACCACCTTAAAGGAACGAGGTGACTGGCCGCAGTGCGGTTGGGTGGTGGGGGTGTGTTCGCCTGAATCCACTTTCAGCTTTGCCTCATCGGGCGAACCGAGGGCCGAAGGGCCCGAAGCGTGAATATTTTGTTATCTGAAGGATCGGTCTGCTTGAACTACTATCAATAACTATTCAACTTTTACTTCAGCAATAAAGAAATTCTCTCCAGGTATTGAATCTCCAGCCATTCTTCTTATCATTGACAATTGACCAACATGTGTCATTGCATCTGATAATGGTCCTTGAATCAGTTTTTCGATAATTCTATCTTTGTTTGGTATTCCATTTGATTTCATTAAATTGTCTAAGTTATGCAGCTCATTAAAAAATGTCTGTACTTCGTCATTCCAGTTTCCTGATTCTTTCTTAAGTTGTACTTGGTTATCAAAAACGGATTGGGCATATCTTATGACATCAGACATGTGTGCCAAAATTTCAATTGGAGTTCTTACACCGTTACCGAGCTCATAATTCGGGTAATTACTTGGAGCATTTAGAATTGCTTTTGAACATCGATACCTGAGAGACGAGAGGTAATGTCTTAAAAAGTAAATTTCATCCATTTTTATTATCCCCCTTTTCTAATTCTTCTCTTTTTAAAGGTCTACCGATCTTTCATATAACGTTCCCGTATTCACGACGTCTCAGCGCCTTAAGGCCCGTATAGGGCCGGCTGCCGCTTGCGGCAGTTAGGCGGTGGGATGTGTCCGGTGAATTCACTCCCCCGAAATGCCTCTTCCGGACCAAGTGGCGGACTTGACCCGCCACGCAGCGTTGAATGCGATGTTAACAGATGTCCACGACCTCTTCGAATTACATACGATAAATCTTTATATATTCATTTCTTTAATATGTAATCAATAAATCCTTGTCGTATTTTTTTGCCCTCATAGATTCTTTCCAAAACTCGATCTTCTTTATAGATTAATTTCATATCATCAAACATCGCATCAGCTTCATTGTAATCATAATACGAATGGATAACTGGCTCATTATCTTCAATCTGTTCATATTGGTTATCTCCTAAATCAACACCTTCTCCAACCCGAAAATCCTTAACGGTTAGGAAATTCACAAATAATACTCCATTGGGTTTCAATACCCGTTTCATTTCATTGATTGATTGTTTCACATCTTCTTTTCTCATATGAAACACCGAGTTATATGAATACACAAAACTAATCGACTCGTCACTAAATGATAAAGATCTCATATCACCATGTTGTATATTTAAATTCTGTCCTCTCATTTCTGCAAATCGATTCGCTTTTTGAAACTGTTCAACATTCATTTCTATTCCAATAGTTTTGTATCCATAATGGACAAATAGACTTAATGGAGGGGAATCACCTCCCGCCCCGCAGTCCAATACCGTTCTTTCCATACCGCTTTCATTACATAAAGCTAAAAATCTATACAGTGGTACTTGTCTGAAAAGCTCCACAACAATCGTCTCCTTCGTCTTTTGGTTTTATAGTTTTATTGTTTCGTGGATTTCTGCTAACGTTTCTGTATTCACGACACCCAGCGAATGCTGGGTGTGTCCGACTGTTCCTGCCTCCCAGAAACCCCTCAGCCGGACCGAGGGCGCATGCCCGCAGCGTGAATATTATGTTAAGTTGAAGTTACCGACCTCTTTGAAATTCTATCTAGGTCCTTATTATCTTTACATATGTCCTTACTGAATCAGACTCAGCCTCAATATTTTTATCATTTGTTTTATTTTCAATTATTTGTAGCCCATTAAAACATGCGTTTTCTTTGTACCATTCAATTAATTCAAATAGTGGTATACTTTGTTCTACCACACTCGTATCTTCATAGTAAGAAGCTAATGTAATTATAAATGTCGGCGCCAGAGCGTCGGCACTTAAGTAAAATACAAATTCCTTATCTGTATAATGCTTTTTAAGATATAACTCTACTTCTTTCTCAAGAAAAGAAAACGCTTCTAATAATTTATCTGATGGTACTCTTCCATCTTTATAAGCCTATTAAATCCATGAATATAAATAAAATTATGACTTTCTTCAATGCCAATTAGCTTAGGATCATTTGAAAATAAAAAAACTGGCGAAGTTATTATTTTAGTGATTTCTCGGTATGCCTTCTAAGCGTGTTTTTTTAAGTAATCTAGAATCAAGTTCTTACCCTCTCTTGGTAATTTCACTTAACGTTCAGGCATTCACGAACCCTCACTGCCTTAAGCGACCAACGGGAGCGGCCGCGATGCGGTTAGGCAGTGCAGGGTTGTCCGCCTGTTAATCTTCCCTGAAAATCCTCGGGCGGACCAAGAGGCGCGACAGCGACCCGCAGCGTGAATGTTTTGTTATCGGATGTCAATACCTTCCTCGAACCTCTAAAAATCTTGGAGTCAGTTTCGCTTTTGTTTTTATATCTTATAGTTTTCTTGCCTTTATCACAAAAGTTACTGGAAGCATTTTTGCTCTCTTTGCCATATCGCTGTTATCATCCCGCAATTGCATAAACTCATAATCACATTCCTCAATCATTAGCTCAATTACAAACCCAGCTTTTGCAAGCGCGTTTACATAAGTTGACAGCATACGGTCCGCTAACAATAGCTCACCTTCATCAACTGCCACCGGATACCAACCTTCATTAAAGTAACTCTTATTAATTACAAACCTATCATTTTCTGTAGTAACCCATCTGTGTATAGGGTGAGACCAACTGAAAATAAATAGCCCGTCTTTTTTAAGGTAAGAAGATATTCGTCGAAAGGTACCCTCAAGATCGGTGGTCCAACCTATGGCATAAA contains these protein-coding regions:
- a CDS encoding class I SAM-dependent methyltransferase, which produces MELFRQVPLYRFLALCNESGMERTVLDCGAGGDSPPLSLFVHYGYKTIGIEMNVEQFQKANRFAEMRGQNLNIQHGDMRSLSFSDESISFVYSYNSVFHMRKEDVKQSINEMKRVLKPNGVLFVNFLTVKDFRVGEGVDLGDNQYEQIEDNEPVIHSYYDYNEADAMFDDMKLIYKEDRVLERIYEGKKIRQGFIDYILKK